The following are from one region of the Salinirussus salinus genome:
- a CDS encoding ester cyclase encodes MDSESCGPNAPTEETMPTTAEENKGIARRIIEEVVEKGSLDAVDELYTEDAVEHTPMGDFSGHEAIKEGFKMTRRAFSDYTVTVDDIIAEGDTVAARLTERGTHDGEFLGIDPTGQEFEHQTMAFLRLENGRVAEWWIQPDNLGLMRQLGVIEPPGE; translated from the coding sequence ATGGACAGCGAGAGCTGTGGGCCGAACGCACCAACGGAGGAGACAATGCCAACAACAGCCGAGGAAAACAAGGGTATCGCCCGTCGTATTATTGAAGAAGTCGTAGAGAAGGGAAGCCTCGACGCAGTTGACGAACTCTACACTGAGGACGCTGTGGAACACACCCCGATGGGTGACTTCAGTGGCCACGAAGCGATCAAAGAAGGATTCAAAATGACTCGCCGTGCGTTTTCAGACTACACGGTGACTGTCGATGATATAATCGCAGAAGGTGATACAGTCGCTGCCCGACTGACGGAGCGTGGAACCCACGACGGTGAGTTCTTGGGGATTGATCCAACCGGGCAAGAGTTCGAGCACCAGACAATGGCCTTCCTTCGCCTGGAGAATGGGAGGGTCGCGGAATGGTGGATACAACCGGACAATCTCGGACTCATGCGACAATTAGGTGTCATCGAACCGCCCGGCGAGTAA
- a CDS encoding ArsR/SmtB family transcription factor codes for MDSAELLDLLGNANRRRILRLLARKPCYVTEISEYLGVSPKAVIDHLRKLEEAGLVESRVDEKRRKYFSISRALRLEVSVSPYDFGTKSAYPASSGLDTTRWRYLSIEVDRDDGADDGDGADRDDEVEGLSEMARKLRRLERLENELSMAQRWAQGRVTDLRERIAEEVEDGDPRLVTAVLRALADEPGDTEAVSRRVEAPPRVVEQVLTELAGRDVVVEDDEGWRLPD; via the coding sequence ATGGACTCCGCCGAACTCCTCGATCTTCTCGGGAACGCGAACCGGCGGCGGATCCTGCGGTTGCTCGCCCGGAAGCCCTGTTACGTGACCGAGATAAGCGAGTATCTCGGGGTGAGTCCGAAGGCGGTCATCGACCACCTCCGGAAGCTCGAGGAGGCGGGGCTGGTCGAGAGCCGAGTCGACGAGAAACGGCGGAAGTACTTCTCCATCTCGCGGGCGCTGCGCCTGGAGGTGAGCGTCTCGCCGTACGATTTCGGCACCAAGAGCGCCTACCCGGCCAGTTCGGGGCTGGACACGACCCGGTGGCGCTACCTGAGCATCGAGGTCGACAGGGACGATGGGGCCGACGACGGGGACGGCGCAGATAGAGATGACGAAGTCGAGGGACTCTCGGAGATGGCCCGCAAGCTCCGCCGGCTCGAGCGCCTCGAGAACGAGCTGTCGATGGCACAGCGGTGGGCCCAGGGGCGGGTCACCGACCTCCGCGAGCGCATCGCCGAGGAGGTCGAGGACGGCGACCCCCGGCTGGTGACGGCGGTGCTTCGGGCGCTGGCCGACGAGCCCGGCGACACCGAGGCCGTGAGCCGCCGGGTCGAGGCCCCGCCGCGGGTCGTCGAGCAGGTCCTGACCGAACTCGCCGGGCGCGACGTCGTCGTCGAGGACGACGAGGGCTGGCGACTCCCCGACTGA
- a CDS encoding DUF5802 family protein, translating to MFERFSRGYYLGRLYVEPRDGDPGMCHRQHEQVTERLYDRDVPPVMKLGRTHFAVEGAEGVPADTLTVPPGLLEEEGVTNPPTLTEVFLAKDDRAAQLLTLAESPAV from the coding sequence ATGTTCGAACGGTTCTCCCGCGGCTACTATCTGGGCCGACTGTACGTCGAACCCCGGGACGGTGACCCGGGGATGTGCCACAGACAGCACGAGCAGGTGACCGAACGCCTCTACGACAGGGACGTCCCGCCGGTGATGAAACTCGGCCGGACACACTTCGCCGTCGAGGGCGCCGAGGGCGTCCCGGCCGACACCCTGACCGTCCCGCCCGGACTGCTCGAGGAGGAGGGGGTCACGAACCCGCCGACGCTGACGGAGGTCTTTCTCGCGAAGGACGACCGGGCCGCCCAGCTTTTGACGCTGGCCGAGTCCCCCGCCGTTTAA
- a CDS encoding Vms1/Ankzf1 family peptidyl-tRNA hydrolase encodes MLDDLLGRTELKDRIADLEAEKADLQAQLEAEQERRAEAATARQEAEREVNRLEDRVTELEDRVRRLQEGEGDLAFRAEASLRGERLEEALARLERLETGPEGVLTAMVADGHDVPEAVRRALGERAALVSRAAPCLVVADDMGLVGACLSTPVAPDPFVEWDDRARLEREWFQPRGEYTLALVRSDLFAMGVYEDGERTAFHGFDEDIKSQHSKGGFSQARFERLRDEQIDNHLERCRAALEERPVDRLYLVGERSVLGSLADLATVTATVDATGEPEPALADAAEEFWTVQLRSV; translated from the coding sequence ATGCTGGACGACCTGCTCGGCCGGACGGAGCTGAAAGACCGGATCGCCGACCTCGAAGCCGAGAAGGCCGACCTGCAGGCACAGCTCGAGGCCGAGCAGGAGCGTCGCGCCGAGGCCGCGACCGCACGCCAGGAGGCCGAACGCGAGGTTAACAGGCTGGAGGACCGCGTCACGGAACTCGAGGACCGCGTCCGGCGGCTCCAGGAGGGCGAGGGCGACCTCGCTTTCCGCGCGGAGGCGAGCCTGCGGGGCGAGCGACTCGAGGAAGCACTCGCCCGGCTCGAACGCCTCGAGACCGGCCCGGAGGGGGTCCTGACCGCGATGGTCGCCGACGGCCACGACGTGCCCGAGGCCGTCCGGCGGGCGCTGGGCGAGCGGGCGGCGCTGGTCTCGCGGGCCGCCCCCTGCCTGGTCGTGGCCGACGACATGGGGCTGGTGGGGGCCTGCCTCTCGACGCCGGTGGCTCCGGACCCCTTCGTGGAGTGGGACGACCGGGCCCGCCTGGAGCGGGAGTGGTTCCAGCCCCGCGGCGAGTACACCCTCGCGCTCGTTCGCTCTGACCTGTTCGCGATGGGCGTCTACGAGGACGGCGAGCGGACTGCCTTCCACGGCTTCGACGAAGACATCAAGAGCCAGCATTCCAAGGGCGGCTTCTCGCAGGCCCGCTTCGAGCGGCTGCGCGACGAGCAGATCGACAACCACCTCGAGCGGTGCCGGGCGGCCCTGGAGGAGCGGCCGGTCGACCGGCTCTACCTGGTCGGCGAGCGGTCGGTACTGGGGTCGCTCGCGGACCTGGCGACGGTCACGGCGACCGTTGACGCGACCGGCGAGCCCGAGCCCGCGCTGGCGGACGCCGCCGAGGAGTTCTGGACGGTTCAGCTCCGGAGCGTCTGA
- a CDS encoding DUF1611 domain-containing protein, translating to MRVAILAHGKFPGRAKTAVGLLRYGDHEVVAVLDRERAGDRVRDHLDGVQDAPVVAGMADAPDCDALVVGIAPIGGGFEESWRPDVRTALQRGCDVIAGLHYFLAEDEEFARLAEEYGCELRDVRRPPDDLTVAEGTAGAVDARVVCTVGTDCSVGKMTASFELRDAARERGLDAAVVPTGQTGIMLAGWGIAVDRVVSDFAAGAVERMVREEGDRDLLVVEGQGALAHPAYSAVTLAILHGAQPDALALCHEAGREAVHGYESFSVPPVEAYARLYEDVAAPVSECAVEAGILNTSGLAGEDAAREAVDAYAESLGVSATDPVRFDADVVLDGLLDSE from the coding sequence ATGCGAGTCGCCATCCTCGCCCACGGGAAGTTCCCCGGCCGCGCCAAGACCGCGGTCGGCCTGCTGCGCTACGGTGACCACGAGGTCGTGGCCGTGCTGGACCGCGAGCGCGCCGGCGACCGGGTCCGCGACCACCTCGACGGCGTCCAGGACGCCCCGGTCGTGGCGGGGATGGCTGACGCTCCCGACTGCGATGCGCTGGTGGTCGGCATCGCGCCCATCGGCGGCGGCTTCGAGGAGTCCTGGCGGCCGGACGTCCGAACGGCCCTCCAGCGCGGCTGTGACGTAATCGCGGGGCTGCACTACTTTCTGGCCGAAGACGAGGAGTTCGCCCGCCTGGCCGAGGAGTACGGCTGCGAGCTGCGGGACGTCCGCCGGCCGCCCGACGACCTCACGGTCGCGGAGGGGACGGCGGGGGCGGTGGACGCGCGGGTGGTCTGTACGGTCGGGACGGACTGCTCGGTCGGGAAGATGACCGCCTCCTTCGAGCTGCGCGACGCCGCCCGCGAGCGGGGGCTCGACGCCGCCGTGGTCCCGACAGGCCAGACGGGGATCATGCTCGCCGGCTGGGGGATCGCGGTCGACCGGGTCGTCAGCGACTTCGCCGCGGGCGCGGTCGAGCGGATGGTCCGGGAGGAGGGCGACCGGGACCTGCTGGTCGTGGAAGGACAGGGCGCGCTCGCTCACCCCGCGTACTCCGCGGTGACGCTCGCGATCCTCCACGGCGCCCAGCCCGACGCGCTCGCGCTCTGTCACGAGGCCGGCCGGGAGGCCGTCCACGGCTACGAATCGTTCTCGGTTCCGCCGGTCGAGGCGTACGCGCGGCTGTACGAGGACGTGGCCGCGCCGGTCAGCGAGTGTGCCGTTGAGGCCGGGATCCTGAACACGTCTGGGCTGGCAGGGGAGGATGCTGCGCGGGAGGCTGTGGATGCGTATGCTGAGTCGCTGGGTGTGTCTGCGACCGACCCTGTGCGGTTTGACGCGGATGTGGTTCTGGATGGGTTGCTCGACTCTGAGTGA
- a CDS encoding DUF255 domain-containing protein, producing the protein MDTTKVEWREWGADAFEAAARRSQPVLLALMAPWSAECREMDATTYSEPRIAANINDGFVPVRVDADRRPRVRERYNMGGFPSTVFLTPEGDVLTGATALGVEGFRGILDSVRRTWDGKGEGAGSVPRALRDAEPPGGRVDARAEEAMVEQLLAAYDDEFGGWGTDVKFPLPRTVEFALVRARDQATRTLEAVRTHLLDTYDGGFYRFAGNRNWTNARREKLADENAAVLRAFAHAYRYTGEESYREAAERTVDYLTTTLWTGDAVAASQGGDPEYFTLEPADREEAEAPPVDDTVFADRNGLAVDGLLTYARYTDDDRATSYARRAREHVCETLVDGGEVRHYDGPDSEAGLLVDQARLLRGLTTSWQVLGEPGPARAVADWTVEHLQADHGAFLDGRPGGPGLLDRPLVPLDTNVDCADALLDLALLTGEDRYREAARAAVDAFANAAERMGVEVAGYATVAARLLEPVAIEVGAPAGDDLHRAALRLADHETVVVPAVDCEGARLVEDGTVTGTADTPPALEGLLTGTDGAE; encoded by the coding sequence ATGGACACCACGAAGGTCGAGTGGCGGGAGTGGGGGGCTGACGCCTTCGAGGCCGCGGCCCGGCGGAGCCAGCCGGTCCTGCTCGCACTGATGGCGCCGTGGTCCGCCGAGTGTCGCGAGATGGACGCGACCACCTACAGCGAGCCACGGATCGCCGCCAACATCAACGACGGCTTCGTCCCCGTCCGGGTCGACGCCGACCGCCGCCCCCGGGTCCGGGAGCGGTACAACATGGGCGGGTTCCCCTCGACGGTCTTCCTGACCCCCGAGGGCGACGTCCTCACGGGCGCGACCGCACTTGGTGTGGAGGGGTTCCGCGGGATCCTCGACAGCGTGCGGCGCACCTGGGACGGCAAGGGCGAAGGCGCGGGCTCGGTCCCCCGGGCACTCCGGGACGCCGAGCCACCGGGCGGTCGGGTCGACGCCCGCGCGGAGGAGGCGATGGTCGAGCAGCTGCTCGCGGCCTACGACGACGAGTTCGGTGGCTGGGGCACCGACGTCAAGTTCCCGCTGCCCCGGACCGTCGAGTTCGCGCTCGTCCGGGCCCGCGACCAGGCCACCCGCACGCTGGAGGCCGTCCGGACCCACCTCCTGGATACGTACGACGGCGGCTTCTACCGCTTTGCGGGCAACCGCAACTGGACCAACGCCCGCCGCGAGAAGCTCGCCGACGAGAACGCCGCCGTCCTCCGCGCCTTTGCCCACGCCTACCGCTACACCGGCGAGGAGTCCTACCGCGAGGCCGCCGAGCGGACCGTCGACTATCTGACGACGACGCTGTGGACCGGCGACGCCGTCGCCGCCAGCCAGGGCGGGGACCCCGAGTACTTTACACTCGAGCCCGCCGACCGCGAGGAGGCCGAGGCGCCGCCGGTCGACGACACGGTCTTCGCGGACCGCAACGGGCTCGCTGTCGACGGGCTACTCACCTACGCTCGCTACACCGACGACGACCGCGCGACCAGCTACGCCCGCCGCGCCCGCGAGCACGTCTGCGAGACCCTGGTCGACGGCGGCGAGGTCCGCCACTACGACGGCCCGGACAGCGAGGCCGGCCTGCTGGTCGACCAGGCCCGCCTGCTCCGTGGGCTGACGACCTCCTGGCAGGTGCTCGGCGAGCCCGGCCCCGCCCGGGCGGTCGCGGACTGGACCGTCGAGCACCTCCAGGCCGACCACGGCGCCTTCCTCGACGGGCGGCCGGGCGGGCCGGGCCTGCTCGACCGCCCGCTCGTGCCGCTGGATACCAACGTCGACTGCGCGGACGCGCTGCTCGACCTGGCCTTACTGACCGGCGAGGACCGCTACCGGGAGGCCGCCCGCGCCGCGGTCGACGCCTTCGCGAACGCCGCCGAGCGGATGGGCGTGGAGGTGGCCGGCTACGCGACCGTCGCGGCCCGCCTGCTCGAGCCGGTCGCCATCGAGGTGGGTGCGCCCGCCGGCGACGACCTCCACCGCGCCGCGCTCCGGCTCGCCGACCACGAGACCGTCGTCGTTCCCGCTGTCGACTGCGAGGGCGCCCGGCTCGTCGAAGACGGGACGGTGACGGGGACCGCCGACACGCCGCCGGCCCTCGAGGGGCTTCTGACCGGAACCGACGGGGCCGAGTGA
- a CDS encoding TrmB family transcriptional regulator, whose protein sequence is MATLRDLGLSEYESRAYRALLETGPTTAKELSRASDVPMGRIYDVLGGLESDSLVRTQTASRPKKYAAVEPDTALDRLLADRKRELDEQKDQYEEIVDALSEDLETAEPVDEPFWTAALGPEEATDLLVERLATAEERIVLVADTPAAGFDIDDLGRRIVAEIERALDRGVAVSLLIRPELFGVLPEDVGDLFRDQLQDHDAFSARTSGDVTGTFELIDHAEVCIEVSHPLDPGQPFALINLKDTDVASGIEEAFRDRWAEAESLEL, encoded by the coding sequence ATGGCGACACTGAGGGATCTCGGGCTCTCCGAGTACGAATCCCGTGCTTACAGGGCGCTACTGGAGACTGGACCGACAACCGCAAAAGAGTTGTCACGCGCGAGCGACGTGCCCATGGGGCGGATCTACGACGTGCTCGGGGGGCTGGAGTCGGACAGCCTCGTCCGGACCCAGACCGCGAGCCGGCCCAAGAAGTACGCCGCCGTCGAGCCCGACACCGCGCTCGACCGGCTGCTGGCCGACAGGAAGCGCGAGCTCGACGAGCAGAAAGACCAGTACGAGGAGATAGTCGACGCGCTCTCGGAGGACCTAGAGACGGCCGAGCCGGTCGACGAGCCCTTCTGGACGGCCGCGCTTGGCCCGGAGGAGGCGACGGACCTGCTCGTCGAGCGGCTGGCGACCGCCGAGGAGCGGATCGTCCTCGTCGCCGATACCCCCGCCGCTGGCTTCGATATCGACGACCTCGGCCGACGGATCGTCGCCGAGATCGAGCGGGCGCTGGACCGCGGTGTCGCCGTCTCGCTTCTGATCCGGCCCGAACTCTTCGGGGTGCTCCCCGAGGACGTCGGGGACCTGTTCCGCGACCAGCTCCAGGACCACGACGCGTTCAGCGCCCGGACCAGCGGGGACGTCACCGGCACGTTCGAGCTCATCGACCACGCCGAGGTCTGCATCGAGGTGTCACACCCGCTCGACCCCGGCCAGCCTTTCGCGCTCATCAACCTGAAGGACACCGACGTCGCGAGCGGCATCGAGGAGGCGTTTCGCGACCGGTGGGCCGAGGCCGAATCCCTGGAGCTGTAG
- the mptA gene encoding GTP cyclohydrolase MptA: MSQQLPDVQASRPDVTVGLNRVGVTGVEKLVRIERPDSDPIVLMAEFEVFVDLPSWRKGADMSRNMEVIDETLEAAVSERAYRVEDVCGDAAERLLEKHEYTTRAEVRMEAEYVTHERTPASDRKTQSTADIIASATADGDGTREEVGARVTGMTVCPCSQGMSTTRARETLRDLGVEDRVIDQFLKEVPQPGHSQRGHATLTVESDGSPDVDLHGIIEVARESMSARIYNLAKRPDEDHMTYESHRDAKFVEDCVRAMAEGVVDRFDLPADAVVTMKQSNDESIHQHNAHAERVAEFGDLTGEVNGDGA, from the coding sequence ATGAGTCAGCAACTCCCGGACGTGCAGGCGTCGCGTCCGGACGTCACGGTCGGGCTCAACCGTGTCGGCGTCACCGGCGTGGAGAAGCTCGTGCGGATCGAGCGCCCCGACAGCGACCCGATCGTGTTGATGGCCGAGTTCGAAGTGTTCGTCGACCTCCCCTCCTGGCGGAAGGGCGCGGACATGAGCCGGAACATGGAGGTCATCGACGAGACCCTGGAGGCCGCGGTCAGCGAGCGCGCCTACCGCGTCGAGGACGTCTGTGGCGACGCCGCCGAGCGGCTGCTCGAAAAACACGAGTACACCACCCGGGCGGAGGTCCGGATGGAAGCCGAGTACGTCACCCACGAGCGCACGCCGGCCTCGGACCGCAAGACCCAGTCGACCGCGGACATCATCGCCTCGGCGACCGCCGACGGCGATGGCACCCGCGAGGAAGTGGGTGCCCGGGTCACCGGCATGACCGTCTGTCCCTGCTCGCAGGGGATGTCGACCACCCGTGCCCGCGAGACACTGCGGGACCTGGGCGTCGAGGACCGCGTCATCGACCAGTTCCTCAAGGAGGTCCCCCAGCCCGGCCACTCACAGCGCGGCCACGCCACCCTCACCGTCGAGAGCGACGGCTCGCCGGACGTCGACCTGCACGGCATCATCGAGGTGGCCCGGGAGTCGATGAGCGCCCGGATCTACAACCTCGCCAAGCGACCCGACGAGGACCACATGACCTACGAGTCCCACCGGGACGCGAAGTTCGTCGAGGACTGCGTCCGGGCGATGGCCGAAGGGGTCGTCGACCGCTTCGACCTCCCCGCAGATGCCGTGGTGACGATGAAGCAGTCCAACGACGAGTCCATCCATCAACACAACGCCCACGCCGAGCGCGTCGCCGAGTTCGGCGACCTGACCGGCGAGGTCAACGGCGACGGCGCGTAG
- a CDS encoding HalX domain-containing protein, whose amino-acid sequence MSGTEPATVLVVDDERDVADAYAAQLDGEYVVTTAYGGQEALERLDASVDVVLLDRRMPGTSGDEVLDAIRERGLDVRVAMVTAVDPDFDIIEMPFDDYIIKPVSREDLLETIERLLTCSTYESKLREYYSLTAKHATLLANKPRTELEDNETFETLETRIDEVKRDLDKTVSEFDDDDFTALFRDLDDPAAGTVEE is encoded by the coding sequence ATGAGCGGCACGGAGCCGGCGACAGTTCTCGTCGTCGACGACGAGCGGGACGTTGCCGACGCGTACGCGGCACAGCTCGACGGTGAGTACGTCGTCACGACGGCCTACGGCGGGCAGGAGGCGCTGGAGCGGCTCGACGCCTCGGTCGACGTCGTGTTGCTCGACCGGCGGATGCCCGGCACCTCCGGCGACGAGGTGCTCGATGCGATCCGCGAGCGCGGGCTGGACGTCCGGGTGGCGATGGTGACGGCCGTCGACCCCGACTTCGACATCATCGAGATGCCCTTCGACGACTACATCATCAAGCCGGTCTCCCGGGAGGACCTGCTGGAGACGATCGAGCGGCTACTCACCTGCTCGACCTACGAGTCGAAGCTCCGGGAGTACTACTCGCTGACGGCCAAACACGCCACGCTGCTGGCGAACAAACCCCGGACCGAACTCGAAGACAACGAGACCTTCGAGACCCTGGAAACCCGGATCGACGAGGTCAAACGCGACCTCGACAAGACCGTCTCGGAGTTCGACGACGACGACTTCACCGCCCTGTTCCGGGACCTCGACGACCCGGCGGCCGGCACCGTCGAGGAGTGA
- a CDS encoding anthranilate phosphoribosyltransferase yields MTQRETREWPLRRLMTEVVGSGHKSAEDMSRPQAREAMARIFEGDPAETTLGAFWLANRWKRNTPEELAAFTDVMREESVETAVPDCDPVDCGANYDGKHTSALLGVAAGLVAAAAGTPVVAHSGDRVPTQEATAYKHVLDELGVRTDLPPAESAAMVDDVGFGFYYQPNFNPLVDGLYDRRAEMGVRTFINTVETLANPADADVHLGSFYHLAFAKRIVDTFGEMDSQDVGRVIMFQGLEGYDDIRPGTTVVAEYDRDRTGEDGGEGGAEDGDDGAFTDYEIETATYGMDFEREDLAVDDVAADSARLTEEVLTGERDDDFADAVVLNAALRVYARGDVGNIEDGLGLARSAIAEGGAQDRLARLREF; encoded by the coding sequence ATGACACAGCGCGAGACCCGGGAGTGGCCCCTCCGCCGGCTCATGACCGAGGTCGTCGGCTCCGGACACAAGTCCGCCGAGGACATGAGCCGCCCGCAGGCACGGGAAGCGATGGCCCGGATCTTCGAGGGCGACCCCGCCGAGACTACCCTCGGGGCGTTCTGGCTCGCCAACCGCTGGAAGCGGAACACCCCCGAGGAGCTGGCCGCCTTCACCGACGTGATGCGCGAGGAGAGCGTCGAGACCGCCGTCCCCGACTGCGACCCCGTCGACTGCGGCGCCAACTACGACGGCAAGCACACCTCCGCGCTGCTGGGGGTCGCCGCCGGGCTCGTCGCCGCCGCGGCCGGGACGCCGGTGGTCGCTCATTCCGGGGACCGCGTCCCGACCCAGGAGGCCACCGCCTACAAGCACGTGCTCGACGAACTCGGCGTCCGCACCGACCTCCCGCCGGCCGAGAGCGCCGCCATGGTCGACGACGTGGGCTTTGGCTTCTACTACCAGCCCAACTTCAACCCCCTCGTCGACGGCCTCTACGACCGGCGGGCGGAGATGGGCGTTCGGACCTTCATCAACACCGTCGAGACCCTCGCGAACCCGGCCGACGCCGACGTCCACCTCGGGAGTTTCTACCATCTGGCCTTCGCGAAGCGGATCGTCGACACGTTCGGCGAGATGGACTCCCAGGACGTCGGCCGGGTCATCATGTTTCAGGGGCTGGAAGGCTACGACGATATCCGCCCCGGGACGACGGTCGTCGCCGAGTACGACCGGGACCGCACCGGCGAAGACGGCGGCGAGGGCGGGGCCGAAGACGGTGATGACGGCGCCTTCACCGACTACGAGATCGAGACCGCAACCTACGGAATGGACTTCGAGCGCGAGGACCTGGCCGTCGACGACGTGGCCGCCGATTCGGCGCGGCTCACCGAGGAGGTGCTGACTGGCGAGCGCGACGACGACTTCGCGGACGCCGTCGTGCTGAACGCCGCCCTCCGGGTCTACGCCCGCGGCGACGTCGGGAACATCGAGGACGGCCTCGGGCTGGCCCGCAGCGCCATCGCCGAGGGCGGCGCCCAGGACCGGCTGGCTCGCCTCCGGGAGTTCTGA
- a CDS encoding alpha/beta fold hydrolase, with product MSANPGERSPSTAPGADGDPETWRHETAHVNGVSLHYVRVDPDPATVDGATEPPLVVCLHGFPEFWYAWRHQLSPLADAGFRVVAPDMRGYNRSSKPAGVASYRPGELVRDVRGLVEGLGYARTHLVGHDWGGLVAWEVAIREPDLLDRLVALNAPHPERYRQALRQSPRQVLRSWYAVAAQVPWLPERLLRANDLAAVGRMLSDTVQPGAFSEAEIRRYKRAMATEGAMTAALNYYRAQFREGVGRELRALVGRDRDTTVRVPTMVVWGEQDRALGTELLDGLEDFVPDLRVERLPEASHWVQADAPDRVTDLLLDFLD from the coding sequence ATGTCTGCGAACCCTGGTGAACGGTCACCGTCGACCGCTCCGGGCGCCGACGGCGACCCCGAAACGTGGCGCCACGAGACCGCCCACGTCAACGGCGTCAGCCTCCACTACGTCCGCGTCGACCCCGACCCGGCGACCGTCGACGGCGCGACGGAGCCGCCGCTGGTGGTCTGCCTGCACGGCTTCCCGGAGTTCTGGTACGCCTGGCGCCACCAGCTCTCCCCGCTTGCCGACGCGGGCTTTCGGGTCGTCGCGCCGGACATGCGCGGCTACAACCGCTCCTCGAAGCCGGCGGGCGTGGCCAGCTACCGCCCCGGCGAACTCGTGAGGGACGTGCGCGGGCTGGTCGAGGGGCTGGGTTACGCCCGGACCCACCTCGTCGGCCACGACTGGGGCGGGCTGGTCGCCTGGGAGGTCGCGATCCGCGAGCCCGACCTGCTCGACCGGCTGGTCGCGTTGAACGCCCCGCATCCCGAACGTTACCGCCAGGCGCTCCGCCAGTCACCCCGGCAGGTACTCCGGTCGTGGTACGCGGTGGCCGCGCAGGTACCCTGGCTGCCCGAGCGGCTGCTCCGGGCGAACGACCTCGCGGCCGTCGGGCGGATGCTCTCGGATACCGTCCAGCCCGGCGCGTTCAGCGAGGCCGAAATCAGGCGGTACAAGCGCGCGATGGCGACGGAGGGGGCGATGACCGCGGCGCTCAACTACTACCGGGCGCAGTTCCGCGAGGGGGTCGGACGGGAGCTGCGCGCGCTGGTCGGCCGCGACCGGGACACGACGGTGCGGGTGCCGACGATGGTCGTCTGGGGCGAGCAGGACCGGGCGCTCGGGACCGAACTGCTCGACGGGCTCGAGGATTTCGTCCCCGACCTGCGCGTCGAGCGCCTGCCGGAGGCCTCCCACTGGGTCCAGGCCGACGCGCCCGACCGGGTGACCGACCTGCTACTCGATTTTCTGGACTGA
- a CDS encoding threonine aldolase family protein, giving the protein MIDLRSDTVTRPSDAMREAARDASVGDDVYGEDPTVNDLQDRVADVLGTEAALLVPSGTMGNQVAARTHTERGQEVLCERESHIYKWELAGLAQHAEVQPRTLDGGERGVPTPEQVREGYVAADGHRPGTGLLTLENTHNSKGGVAVAPERVRAAAAAARERDVPVHLDGARLFNAAAAHGVPASEFVEPVDTVMCCLSKGLGAPVGSVLAGPDDFVEEARRVRKLLGGGMRQAGMLAAPGLEALENRGRLVEDHRRAARLAEGLDRIEGLSADEPETNIVLVRTDRPAEAFLEDCEAEGLLGVAFDDCLVRFCTHWDVDDADIEEAVAAAERAA; this is encoded by the coding sequence ATGATCGACCTCCGGAGCGACACGGTCACCCGGCCCAGCGACGCGATGCGCGAGGCCGCCCGGGACGCGTCCGTCGGCGACGACGTCTACGGCGAGGACCCCACGGTCAACGACCTCCAGGACCGGGTCGCGGACGTGCTGGGGACCGAGGCCGCCCTCCTCGTGCCCTCGGGGACGATGGGCAACCAGGTCGCCGCCCGCACCCACACCGAACGTGGCCAGGAGGTGCTCTGTGAGCGCGAGAGCCACATCTACAAGTGGGAGCTCGCGGGGCTGGCACAGCACGCCGAGGTCCAGCCCCGCACCCTCGACGGCGGCGAGCGCGGGGTTCCGACGCCCGAGCAGGTCCGCGAGGGCTACGTCGCGGCGGACGGCCACCGGCCCGGAACCGGCCTGCTGACGCTGGAGAACACTCATAATAGCAAGGGCGGGGTCGCCGTCGCGCCCGAGCGGGTCCGGGCGGCGGCCGCGGCCGCCCGCGAGCGCGACGTCCCCGTCCACCTCGACGGCGCGCGGCTGTTCAACGCCGCGGCCGCCCACGGCGTCCCCGCCTCCGAATTCGTCGAGCCCGTGGACACGGTGATGTGCTGTCTCTCGAAGGGGCTGGGCGCGCCCGTGGGGTCGGTGCTCGCCGGCCCCGACGACTTCGTCGAGGAGGCGCGCCGGGTCCGGAAGCTGCTGGGCGGGGGGATGCGCCAGGCAGGCATGCTCGCCGCGCCGGGGCTGGAAGCCCTCGAGAACCGCGGCCGGCTGGTCGAGGACCACCGTCGGGCTGCCCGCCTCGCCGAGGGCCTGGACCGCATCGAGGGGCTCTCGGCCGACGAGCCCGAGACCAACATCGTCCTCGTCAGAACCGACCGGCCGGCCGAGGCGTTCCTGGAGGACTGCGAGGCGGAGGGGCTGCTGGGCGTGGCCTTCGACGACTGCCTCGTTCGCTTCTGCACCCACTGGGACGTCGACGACGCGGACATCGAGGAAGCGGTCGCGGCCGCCGAACGGGCCGCGTAA